A DNA window from Halostella salina contains the following coding sequences:
- a CDS encoding tyrosine-type recombinase/integrase has product MKMENYDSREGKKVWLTEQQVEEFLGDADGTQQRIALGLGARCGLRVGEIVDVTPADVVETPAGARVRVWEGKGDKYRETPVPQSLASTIEAYADVRDAAADVPLVDKSTRTVERWVNRTAERRYAATSDVGWNNLGPHDLRRTWGTLLVEHDVEPGLVMEWGGWSDWDTFREHYLGAYSLDAERRQMEKVPWL; this is encoded by the coding sequence ATGAAGATGGAGAACTACGACAGTCGGGAGGGGAAGAAAGTGTGGCTCACCGAGCAGCAGGTCGAGGAGTTCCTCGGCGACGCCGACGGCACCCAGCAGCGGATCGCGCTGGGGCTCGGCGCGCGGTGCGGGTTGCGCGTCGGGGAGATCGTCGACGTGACGCCCGCCGACGTGGTCGAAACGCCAGCCGGGGCGCGCGTTCGGGTGTGGGAGGGGAAAGGCGACAAGTACCGGGAGACGCCGGTCCCGCAGTCGCTCGCCTCGACGATCGAGGCCTACGCCGACGTGCGCGACGCAGCTGCGGACGTGCCGCTCGTCGACAAGTCGACCAGGACCGTCGAGCGGTGGGTGAACCGGACGGCCGAGCGCCGGTACGCGGCCACGTCGGACGTGGGCTGGAACAACCTCGGGCCGCACGACCTCCGGCGCACCTGGGGGACGCTGCTCGTTGAGCACGACGTCGAGCCGGGGTTAGTGATGGAGTGGGGCGGCTGGTCCGACTGGGACACGTTCCGGGAGCACTACCTCGGCGCGTACTCGCTGGACGCGGAACGGCGGCAGATGGAGAAGGTGCCTTGGTTATAG